The following are encoded together in the Sphingomicrobium clamense genome:
- the gcvH gene encoding glycine cleavage system protein GcvH: MTTYYSEDHEWVRVDGDAATVGITKHAADALGDIVFAEAPEAGRSLSKGDDAAVVESVKAASDVYAPVDGEVTEGNDAIADNPGLINEDPEGEGWFFKMTLSDKSQLDGLMNEDAYKAHCESL; the protein is encoded by the coding sequence ATGACCACCTATTATTCCGAAGACCATGAGTGGGTGCGGGTGGACGGCGATGCCGCCACCGTGGGCATCACCAAGCACGCCGCCGACGCGCTGGGCGACATCGTCTTCGCCGAAGCGCCCGAAGCGGGCCGCAGCCTATCGAAGGGCGACGACGCGGCGGTGGTGGAGTCGGTCAAGGCCGCCTCCGACGTCTATGCCCCGGTCGATGGCGAGGTCACCGAGGGGAATGACGCGATCGCCGACAATCCCGGGCTGATCAACGAGGACCCGGAGGGCGAAGGCTGGTTCTTCAAGATGACCCTGTCGGACAAGTCGCAGCTCGACGGGTTGATGAACGAGGACGCCTACAAGGCGCACTGCGAGAGTCTCTAG
- a CDS encoding class I SAM-dependent methyltransferase, producing the protein MSAAASSGHWKASDYAGAGAFVPALGAPVVELLAPKAGERILDVGCGDGALTVGICDAGADVLGIDPNAELLAVAEGRGLETYLVPAQSMQFESEFDAAFSNAALHWIGAHRDEVAKRIFAAIKAGGRFVGEMGGEGNIAGLLAAIEAEARARGYKVGKGASNWYPSVAEFSDTYARAGFTDIEAELFDRPTPLEEGVEGWIRTFRSGWLDTIGMPTEERTDFAVAVAQRWPHDFADYKRLRFAMRKPN; encoded by the coding sequence GTGAGTGCGGCGGCCTCTTCCGGTCACTGGAAGGCCTCTGACTATGCCGGGGCGGGTGCGTTCGTACCCGCGCTCGGAGCGCCGGTCGTGGAGTTGCTCGCGCCGAAGGCTGGCGAGCGCATCCTCGACGTCGGGTGCGGGGACGGGGCGCTGACTGTCGGGATCTGCGATGCAGGCGCGGATGTGCTGGGGATCGATCCCAATGCCGAACTTCTTGCGGTGGCCGAGGGGCGAGGGCTCGAAACCTATCTCGTGCCAGCGCAGTCGATGCAGTTCGAGAGCGAGTTCGATGCAGCTTTTTCCAATGCCGCGCTGCATTGGATCGGGGCGCACCGCGACGAGGTCGCAAAGCGCATCTTCGCGGCAATCAAGGCCGGCGGGCGCTTCGTCGGAGAGATGGGCGGCGAGGGGAATATTGCGGGCCTGCTGGCGGCGATCGAGGCCGAAGCTCGCGCGCGGGGCTACAAGGTCGGGAAGGGGGCCTCCAACTGGTACCCAAGCGTCGCAGAATTCTCCGATACCTATGCCCGCGCGGGATTCACCGATATCGAGGCCGAATTGTTCGACCGCCCGACTCCGCTCGAAGAAGGGGTTGAGGGGTGGATCCGCACCTTCCGCTCGGGCTGGCTCGATACGATCGGGATGCCGACCGAAGAGCGTACTGACTTTGCCGTAGCCGTCGCCCAGCGATGGCCCCACGACTTTGCCGATTACAAGCGCCTGCGCTTTGCCATGAGGAAACCGAACTGA
- the gcvPA gene encoding aminomethyl-transferring glycine dehydrogenase subunit GcvPA: MRYLPLSDGDRTEMLAKIGAKSIDDLFVDVPAEARLSGLIEGLPTHASEMAVEKHMRKLSKKNLAAADAPFFLGAGAYRHHVPASVDHIIQRGEFLTAYTPYQPEIAQGTLQMLFEFQSQVARLYGCAVANASMYDGSTACWEAVAMASRVARGKKKKVALSGALHPHYAEVVRTMAKFTDDEIAGAPPSLTPRPDDDGLIARIDDNTSCVVVQYPDILGRLPDLKRIADAAHEKGALLIAVNTEPVALGAIAAPGDLGADIVVGEGQAIGVGLQFGGPYLGLFAVRDEKHVRMMPGRLCGETVDAEGKRGFVLTLSTREQHIRREKATSNICTNSGLCALAFSVHMTLLGEKGLRSLAAENHRLACIAADRLSAVPGVTLLNEHFFNEFTLQVGRDARELVRDLADKGILAGVSLGRLYPDSEGLDDALLVAVTETTTEEDIEVFCDALKEALS; this comes from the coding sequence ATGCGTTATCTGCCGCTGTCCGACGGGGATCGGACCGAAATGCTCGCCAAGATCGGCGCGAAGAGCATCGACGACCTGTTCGTCGATGTGCCCGCGGAGGCGCGGCTGTCTGGTCTGATCGAGGGGCTCCCGACCCATGCCAGCGAGATGGCGGTCGAGAAGCATATGCGCAAATTGTCGAAGAAGAACCTGGCCGCGGCGGACGCGCCCTTCTTCCTCGGCGCGGGGGCGTATCGGCATCATGTGCCGGCCAGCGTCGATCACATCATCCAGCGCGGCGAATTCCTGACCGCCTACACGCCTTACCAGCCGGAAATCGCGCAGGGCACGCTGCAAATGCTGTTCGAATTCCAGAGCCAGGTAGCGCGCCTCTATGGCTGCGCTGTCGCAAATGCCTCGATGTACGACGGCTCGACCGCCTGCTGGGAAGCGGTGGCGATGGCGAGCCGCGTGGCGCGGGGCAAGAAGAAGAAGGTCGCGCTCTCGGGCGCGCTCCACCCGCATTATGCAGAGGTCGTCCGGACCATGGCCAAGTTCACCGACGACGAGATTGCAGGTGCGCCGCCGAGCCTCACGCCGCGGCCTGACGACGACGGGCTGATCGCGCGGATCGACGACAATACGAGCTGCGTCGTGGTGCAATATCCGGACATTCTCGGGCGGCTACCCGACCTGAAGCGGATTGCTGACGCGGCGCACGAGAAGGGCGCGTTGCTGATCGCGGTGAATACCGAGCCGGTCGCGCTGGGCGCGATTGCGGCGCCGGGCGATTTGGGTGCCGACATTGTTGTGGGCGAGGGACAGGCTATCGGGGTCGGGCTGCAGTTTGGCGGGCCGTATCTGGGCCTGTTCGCGGTGCGCGACGAGAAGCATGTTCGGATGATGCCGGGGCGCCTGTGCGGCGAGACGGTCGATGCCGAGGGCAAGCGCGGGTTCGTGCTGACGCTCTCGACCCGCGAACAGCATATTCGCCGCGAGAAGGCGACGAGCAATATCTGCACCAACTCGGGGCTCTGCGCGCTGGCGTTCAGCGTGCATATGACGCTGCTGGGCGAGAAGGGATTGCGGTCGCTGGCGGCGGAGAATCACCGGCTGGCCTGCATCGCGGCGGATCGGCTCTCGGCAGTGCCGGGCGTCACGCTGCTCAACGAGCATTTCTTCAACGAATTCACGCTCCAAGTCGGGCGCGATGCGCGCGAGCTGGTGCGCGATTTGGCCGACAAGGGCATTCTCGCGGGCGTGTCGCTCGGGCGGCTCTATCCCGACAGCGAGGGGCTCGACGATGCGCTGTTGGTCGCGGTGACCGAGACGACGACCGAAGAGGATATCGAAGTCTTCTGCGATGCGTTGAAGGAGGCGCTGTCATGA
- the gcvPB gene encoding aminomethyl-transferring glycine dehydrogenase subunit GcvPB — MSNPNASGWKPGTPVEGHNAMSGPDTTTGNRALMLEEPLIFEIGDTETTGVDFEFASKLDLAGVEQPAKPTPASETTSRLGDFARSEAIGLPGLTEPETVRHYTRLSRQNYAIDLGLFPLGSCTMKHNPRLNEKVARMPGFADVHPLQPVDTVRGALEVINELAFWLIELTGMHSVAMSPKAGAHGELCGILCIRAALEARGDAREVVLVPESAHGTNPATAAFAGYKIEDIPANEDGRVDLEALKARLGPDVAGVMITNPSTLGLFERDMKAISDAVHEAGGFVYCDGANFNAIVGKVRPGDLGVDAMHINLHKTFSTPHGGGGPGSGPVVLSEALSAFAPLPYTARTKDGVVHLVEEETADSFAEEHFGGKLHSFGRMTAFHGQMGMFTRALTYILSHGADGLKQVAEDAVLNANYILRSLEDVLHAPFAHSGPCMHEALFGDKGFAEGLSTLDLAKALIDEGYHPMTMYFPLVVHGAMLIEPTETESKAALDQFITALRSVAERAKGGDESMKAAPYYAPRRRLDETQAARKPVLAYQEAVPEASSTGMAAKYGGG; from the coding sequence ATGAGCAATCCCAACGCATCCGGCTGGAAACCCGGCACGCCCGTCGAGGGACATAACGCCATGAGCGGGCCCGACACGACGACGGGCAACCGCGCGCTGATGCTCGAGGAGCCGTTGATCTTCGAGATTGGCGATACCGAAACGACGGGTGTCGATTTCGAATTCGCGAGCAAGCTGGACCTTGCGGGCGTGGAGCAGCCGGCCAAGCCGACGCCTGCGAGCGAGACGACGAGCCGGCTCGGTGATTTTGCGCGCAGCGAAGCGATCGGCCTGCCGGGCCTGACCGAGCCGGAGACGGTGCGCCACTATACGCGGCTCAGCCGTCAGAATTACGCCATCGATCTTGGGCTGTTCCCGCTGGGCAGCTGCACCATGAAGCATAATCCGCGGCTGAACGAGAAGGTCGCGCGGATGCCTGGTTTTGCCGATGTGCACCCGCTGCAGCCGGTCGACACGGTGCGCGGGGCGCTGGAGGTGATCAACGAACTGGCTTTCTGGCTGATCGAGCTGACTGGCATGCACTCGGTCGCGATGAGCCCGAAGGCGGGCGCGCATGGCGAATTGTGCGGGATCCTGTGTATTCGTGCGGCGCTGGAGGCGCGGGGCGATGCGCGCGAAGTGGTTCTGGTGCCCGAAAGCGCGCATGGGACGAACCCGGCGACGGCGGCCTTCGCAGGCTACAAGATCGAGGACATTCCCGCGAACGAGGATGGTCGCGTCGATCTGGAGGCTTTGAAGGCGCGGCTTGGACCGGATGTCGCGGGGGTGATGATCACAAATCCGTCGACGCTGGGCCTGTTCGAGCGCGACATGAAGGCGATCTCGGACGCGGTGCACGAGGCGGGCGGGTTCGTCTATTGCGACGGCGCGAATTTCAACGCGATCGTCGGCAAGGTGCGCCCGGGCGACCTCGGTGTCGATGCGATGCACATTAATTTGCACAAGACTTTCTCCACCCCGCATGGCGGAGGCGGACCGGGTTCGGGCCCGGTGGTGCTGTCGGAGGCGCTGAGCGCCTTTGCGCCATTGCCGTACACGGCGCGGACCAAAGACGGCGTCGTGCACCTGGTCGAGGAAGAAACCGCCGACAGCTTCGCCGAGGAGCATTTCGGCGGAAAGCTGCACAGCTTCGGCCGCATGACCGCCTTCCATGGACAGATGGGCATGTTCACCCGCGCGTTGACCTATATCCTGAGCCACGGCGCGGACGGATTGAAGCAGGTCGCCGAGGATGCGGTGCTCAACGCCAACTACATCCTGCGCAGCCTGGAGGACGTGCTCCACGCGCCCTTCGCCCATTCTGGCCCGTGCATGCACGAAGCGCTGTTCGGGGATAAGGGGTTTGCCGAAGGCTTGTCGACGCTCGATCTCGCCAAGGCGCTGATCGACGAGGGCTATCATCCGATGACCATGTATTTCCCGCTGGTTGTGCATGGCGCGATGCTGATCGAGCCGACCGAGACTGAGAGCAAGGCGGCGCTCGACCAGTTCATCACGGCGCTGCGGAGCGTCGCGGAACGCGCCAAGGGGGGCGATGAAAGCATGAAGGCCGCGCCCTACTATGCGCCGCGCCGGCGCCTCGACGAGACGCAGGCCGCGCGCAAGCCGGTGCTGGCCTACCAGGAAGCGGTCCCCGAAGCCTCGAGCACGGGAATGGCGGCGAAATACGGAGGCGGTTGA
- a CDS encoding ABA4-like family protein, with the protein MDWDSAFSFANGFALVAWAALILAPRGPKVHALIFYLGIGLLALAYSVGIVWLTAENGMADFGSLASVQALFKDDGITVIAWIHYLAFDLFVGQWIAKDADHKMVSRIVQAPILVLTLMAGPLGLFIWMLVRERRARAMAGIHQAR; encoded by the coding sequence ATGGACTGGGATAGCGCATTTTCGTTCGCCAACGGGTTCGCGCTCGTCGCCTGGGCGGCGCTGATCCTCGCGCCGAGAGGTCCCAAGGTTCATGCGCTCATCTTCTATCTCGGGATCGGCCTGCTCGCGCTGGCTTACTCGGTGGGGATCGTGTGGCTGACCGCCGAGAACGGAATGGCGGACTTCGGATCGCTGGCATCGGTCCAAGCGCTGTTCAAGGATGACGGGATCACCGTGATCGCGTGGATCCACTATCTCGCTTTCGACCTCTTCGTGGGCCAGTGGATTGCCAAGGATGCTGACCACAAGATGGTCTCGCGCATCGTGCAGGCGCCGATCCTTGTTCTGACGCTGATGGCAGGGCCGCTCGGCCTGTTCATCTGGATGCTGGTTCGCGAACGTCGCGCGCGGGCGATGGCGGGTATCCACCAGGCGCGATGA
- a CDS encoding DUF938 domain-containing protein: MSDPLPPYEMGDLGSEVKRHAPAAARNVGPIGEVLTDWLPRSGTVLEIASGTGEHALAFARIFPDLDWQPSDRDPEALASIAAWREEHGTPNLLPPVEIDAASTDWPIMQADAILSVNMAHISPWPATLGLLKGAKRLLPEDGALIFYGPWIASDVETAPSNMSFDESLKVRNPAWGLRTVEKVEEAASAQSLQLIERRSMPANNMMLLFRRRNHNQG; encoded by the coding sequence ATGAGCGACCCGCTTCCTCCTTACGAGATGGGCGACCTTGGCAGCGAGGTGAAGCGCCATGCACCCGCCGCTGCGCGCAACGTGGGTCCGATCGGCGAGGTGCTCACCGACTGGCTGCCGCGCTCGGGAACCGTGCTCGAAATCGCCAGTGGAACCGGGGAGCATGCGCTCGCCTTTGCGCGCATCTTCCCCGATCTCGACTGGCAACCGAGCGACCGCGACCCCGAGGCGCTGGCCTCGATCGCGGCCTGGCGTGAGGAGCACGGCACGCCCAACCTGTTGCCGCCGGTCGAGATCGACGCGGCCAGCACCGATTGGCCGATCATGCAGGCTGACGCGATTTTGTCGGTCAACATGGCGCATATCTCGCCTTGGCCAGCCACACTCGGGCTTCTCAAGGGAGCGAAGCGCCTCTTGCCGGAGGATGGGGCCTTGATCTTCTACGGCCCCTGGATCGCGTCCGATGTCGAAACGGCGCCGTCAAACATGTCTTTCGACGAGTCGCTCAAGGTGCGAAACCCCGCGTGGGGTCTTCGAACGGTCGAAAAGGTGGAGGAAGCCGCGTCGGCGCAATCGCTCCAACTGATCGAGCGTCGTTCGATGCCGGCGAATAACATGATGCTCCTGTTTCGCCGCCGAAATCATAACCAAGGTTAA
- a CDS encoding PilZ domain-containing protein → MYHDNVAKNRAEKRSHVLMTCELEAGDTCKTVKLRNLSAHGAMVEDDTLPLVGTQVLFKKGDIRATGTVVWARIKRAGIKFDTLVPADQIKRHVPKARPKPQPKSDRPGLKAKPLTAAERRAAEHYFWGDPLIPPTR, encoded by the coding sequence ATGTACCACGACAATGTCGCCAAGAATCGCGCAGAAAAGCGCAGCCACGTCCTCATGACGTGCGAGCTGGAAGCTGGCGACACCTGCAAAACGGTGAAGTTACGCAACCTGTCGGCACATGGCGCCATGGTCGAGGACGACACTCTTCCGCTGGTCGGGACGCAGGTCCTGTTCAAGAAAGGCGATATCCGGGCGACCGGCACGGTGGTCTGGGCACGCATCAAGCGCGCCGGCATCAAGTTCGATACGCTCGTGCCCGCAGACCAGATCAAACGCCACGTCCCCAAGGCGCGCCCCAAGCCCCAGCCCAAGAGCGACCGCCCGGGGTTGAAGGCAAAGCCGCTGACTGCGGCCGAGCGCCGCGCTGCCGAACATTATTTCTGGGGCGACCCGCTTATTCCCCCCACCAGGTAG
- a CDS encoding PilZ domain-containing protein: protein MEESQVETTVYSLKDEAPAAPSERRDGERHMTLFRVGSLIVDDRRELCLIKNISAGGMMIRLYSDVAEGQQLAVELKNGEPVRGKVSWVKGNNAGVEFDQQIDVVDLLATNEDGPRPRMPRVEVDTPVTLYVEGYPIRAYASDISQGGMKIRLEKDLPIDCDVTVNLPGLAPEAGTIRWKRDDHAGIVFNRLMPLSGLVAWLHEQRDGMRKTG, encoded by the coding sequence GTGGAAGAAAGCCAGGTCGAAACGACGGTCTATTCGCTCAAGGACGAAGCGCCCGCCGCGCCGTCCGAACGCCGCGACGGCGAACGCCACATGACGCTCTTCCGCGTCGGCTCGCTCATCGTCGATGACAGGCGCGAGTTGTGCCTCATCAAGAATATCTCGGCAGGCGGCATGATGATCCGCCTCTATTCGGACGTTGCCGAAGGCCAGCAGCTCGCAGTCGAACTCAAGAACGGTGAGCCCGTTCGCGGCAAGGTGAGCTGGGTCAAGGGCAACAATGCCGGCGTCGAATTCGACCAGCAGATTGACGTCGTCGACCTGCTCGCAACCAACGAAGATGGCCCCCGCCCGCGCATGCCGCGCGTCGAAGTGGATACGCCCGTCACGCTCTATGTCGAGGGCTATCCGATCCGCGCCTATGCCAGCGACATCAGCCAGGGCGGAATGAAGATCCGTCTCGAAAAGGACCTGCCGATCGATTGCGACGTCACGGTCAACCTGCCCGGCCTCGCGCCGGAGGCCGGGACCATCCGCTGGAAGCGCGACGACCATGCCGGGATCGTCTTCAATCGACTGATGCCGCTCTCGGGCCTGGTTGCATGGCTGCACGAACAACGCGACGGCATGCGCAAGACCGGCTGA
- the folK gene encoding 2-amino-4-hydroxy-6-hydroxymethyldihydropteridine diphosphokinase — protein sequence MNATPHLYLIGIGSNRRHIRHGRPQGVVEAAIARLDTDFMLFDASPILLNPAFGNAGRDFANAAAMIETPLAPRQMLSALKAIESDFGRKPGRRWGDRVLDLDILAWSGGRHHSQGLTIPHPAFADRPSAVIPAAAIAPNWPLPDGLRVRHLKERVGKRLAPR from the coding sequence ATGAACGCAACGCCCCACCTCTACCTGATCGGCATCGGTTCCAACCGGCGACATATCCGCCACGGTCGACCGCAGGGCGTGGTCGAGGCCGCGATCGCACGGCTCGACACCGACTTCATGCTGTTCGACGCCTCTCCAATCCTGCTCAATCCCGCCTTCGGCAATGCCGGCCGCGATTTCGCCAATGCAGCTGCGATGATCGAGACGCCGCTGGCTCCAAGGCAAATGCTTTCGGCCCTCAAGGCCATCGAAAGCGACTTCGGTCGCAAGCCGGGACGCCGCTGGGGCGACCGTGTCCTCGACCTCGACATTCTCGCCTGGAGCGGGGGACGTCACCACTCGCAAGGCCTGACGATCCCGCATCCGGCATTCGCCGATCGCCCGTCGGCCGTCATCCCCGCGGCTGCGATCGCGCCCAATTGGCCGCTTCCGGACGGATTGCGCGTGCGTCACCTTAAAGAGCGGGTTGGCAAGCGCCTCGCGCCTCGCTAA
- a CDS encoding GNAT family N-acetyltransferase — protein MLRRATMDDVDGFHAIFTDREAMAHWSTPPHGSRQETEDWVRSMVEADPTLGDDFVIEKDGELLGKVGPWKLPEFGVLVRRDHWEQGIGTEAMSALVDYLRGRGVPHLVADVDPANGASLRLMEKLGFVRSGYKKDAMLYEGKPVDSVYLRLEL, from the coding sequence GTGCTGCGGCGCGCGACGATGGACGATGTCGATGGATTTCATGCGATCTTCACCGACCGCGAGGCGATGGCGCACTGGTCTACGCCGCCTCATGGTTCGCGCCAGGAAACCGAGGACTGGGTGCGATCGATGGTCGAGGCGGACCCGACGTTGGGTGACGATTTTGTCATCGAGAAGGACGGCGAATTGCTCGGCAAGGTCGGACCGTGGAAGCTGCCCGAGTTTGGGGTCCTCGTGCGCCGGGATCATTGGGAGCAGGGCATTGGCACCGAAGCGATGAGCGCGCTGGTGGACTATTTGCGCGGAAGGGGCGTGCCGCATCTGGTCGCAGACGTCGACCCGGCGAACGGCGCGTCGCTGAGATTGATGGAGAAGCTTGGCTTCGTGCGGTCGGGCTACAAGAAGGACGCGATGCTGTACGAGGGCAAGCCGGTCGACAGTGTCTATCTGAGGCTCGAACTTTAG
- the aguB gene encoding N-carbamoylputrescine amidase: MTKVKVAALQLTLGGSVDENIAAVTELVREAASKGAEVILPPELFEGPYFCRVEDEELFATAKPTDEHPSVQAMQKLATELGVYIPTSFFEADGPHHYNSLAMIGPDGKIEGVYRKSHIPDGPGYEEKFYFRPGNTGFKTFAGPDKSKLGIGICWDQWYPETARSLMLLGSDILFFPTAIGTEPHDPDLDTSRMWRRAMIGHAVSNVVPVVAANRIGTECGQRFYGHSFIADERGDLLAEFGADETGVLVAELDLAAAKKHRAAFGFFRDRRPDLYKRLAEDL, encoded by the coding sequence ATGACCAAAGTGAAAGTCGCTGCCCTCCAGCTCACCCTCGGCGGAAGCGTGGACGAGAATATCGCCGCCGTGACCGAGCTCGTGCGCGAGGCCGCGAGCAAGGGCGCTGAGGTCATCCTGCCTCCCGAACTGTTCGAAGGCCCCTATTTCTGCCGCGTCGAGGACGAGGAGCTGTTCGCGACCGCCAAGCCGACCGACGAGCATCCCAGCGTTCAGGCGATGCAGAAGCTCGCCACTGAACTTGGCGTCTACATCCCGACCAGCTTTTTCGAAGCCGATGGCCCGCACCATTACAACTCGCTCGCCATGATCGGCCCCGACGGGAAGATCGAGGGCGTCTACCGCAAGAGCCACATCCCCGACGGCCCGGGGTACGAAGAGAAATTCTACTTCCGCCCCGGCAATACCGGCTTCAAGACCTTCGCAGGACCCGACAAGTCGAAGCTCGGCATCGGCATCTGCTGGGACCAGTGGTACCCCGAAACCGCGCGCAGCCTCATGCTGCTGGGGTCCGACATCCTTTTCTTCCCGACCGCGATCGGCACCGAACCGCACGATCCAGACCTCGACACAAGCCGTATGTGGCGCCGTGCGATGATTGGCCATGCAGTGTCGAACGTCGTGCCCGTCGTCGCCGCCAACCGCATCGGCACCGAATGCGGCCAGCGCTTCTATGGCCACAGCTTCATCGCCGACGAACGTGGCGACCTGCTGGCGGAATTTGGCGCTGACGAAACGGGCGTCCTCGTCGCCGAACTCGACCTCGCGGCCGCCAAGAAGCACCGCGCCGCCTTCGGCTTCTTCCGCGACCGCCGCCCCGACTTGTACAAACGCCTCGCCGAAGACCTCTAA
- a CDS encoding agmatine deiminase family protein, with protein MSAPLPEWAEHEAMWIGFPSHAELWEVDLAPAQEEVAALASALWQDGKGEEIRLVAANEDAAARARTLCPFATVIVEPFGDVWLRDTGPIVLDGKAQGFGFNGWGGKYELEGDDSIGERLAATASLPYAKADWILEGGAIDGDGTGTLITTEECLLNENRNPGLSREDIEERLQRDLGATRIVWLGDGLQNDHTDGHVDNLARFVAPGRVAIPEAVDEDDPNADAFGDAAAALLDADLEVTAIPSPGKVERDGEIMPASYMNFLIGNAAVVVPIYGAANDEAAVEAIAALFPDRKAVGLRADHLLTGGGSFHCISQQVPA; from the coding sequence ATGAGTGCACCCCTTCCCGAATGGGCCGAGCATGAGGCCATGTGGATCGGTTTTCCGAGCCATGCGGAGTTGTGGGAAGTCGACCTCGCTCCCGCGCAGGAAGAAGTCGCTGCCCTCGCTTCTGCGCTCTGGCAGGACGGCAAAGGCGAGGAAATCCGCCTGGTCGCCGCCAACGAAGACGCGGCGGCGCGCGCCCGCACGCTGTGCCCCTTCGCGACCGTAATCGTCGAACCTTTCGGCGACGTCTGGCTGCGCGATACCGGACCGATCGTCCTCGATGGCAAGGCGCAGGGCTTCGGGTTCAACGGCTGGGGCGGGAAGTACGAACTCGAGGGTGACGACAGCATCGGCGAGCGCCTCGCAGCGACCGCGTCACTCCCCTATGCTAAGGCCGACTGGATCCTCGAAGGCGGCGCCATCGACGGCGACGGCACCGGCACACTGATCACCACCGAAGAGTGCCTCCTTAACGAAAACCGGAATCCCGGCCTGTCGCGCGAAGACATCGAGGAGCGCCTCCAGCGCGATCTCGGCGCAACCCGCATCGTCTGGCTCGGCGATGGGCTCCAGAACGACCACACCGACGGCCACGTCGATAATCTCGCTCGCTTTGTGGCGCCAGGTCGCGTCGCCATCCCCGAGGCCGTCGACGAGGACGATCCCAACGCCGACGCGTTCGGTGACGCAGCGGCCGCCCTTCTCGACGCCGATCTCGAGGTCACCGCCATTCCCTCGCCCGGTAAGGTCGAGCGGGACGGCGAAATCATGCCCGCCAGCTACATGAACTTCCTCATCGGCAACGCTGCCGTCGTCGTGCCGATCTATGGCGCAGCTAATGACGAGGCCGCCGTCGAGGCCATCGCCGCCCTCTTCCCCGACCGCAAGGCCGTTGGCCTGCGCGCCGACCACCTCCTGACTGGCGGCGGCTCATTCCACTGCATTTCGCAACAGGTGCCCGCATGA
- the rpsD gene encoding 30S ribosomal protein S4 produces MSKRTSAKYKLDRRMGENVFGRPKSPVNRREYGPGQHGQRRKGKMSDFGLQLRAKQKLKGYYGDVTEKQFKRTFTDASRMKGDTSVNLIGLLERRLDMIVYRAKFAPTIWAARQLVSHGHIRVNGVKCNVASRRCDVNDVISLGDKAKEMVLVLEAQSLAERDIPDYVVPDGTDKVTFTRVPTLDEVPYPVRMEPNLVVEFYSR; encoded by the coding sequence ATGTCGAAGCGCACGAGCGCCAAGTATAAACTTGACCGTCGCATGGGCGAAAACGTCTTCGGACGTCCCAAGAGCCCGGTCAACCGCCGCGAATATGGTCCCGGCCAGCACGGCCAGCGCCGCAAGGGCAAGATGTCGGACTTCGGTCTGCAGCTGCGCGCCAAGCAGAAGCTCAAGGGCTACTACGGCGACGTCACCGAAAAGCAGTTCAAGCGCACTTTCACCGACGCCTCGCGCATGAAGGGCGACACCTCGGTCAATCTGATCGGCCTGCTCGAGCGTCGTCTCGACATGATCGTCTATCGCGCCAAGTTCGCGCCGACCATCTGGGCCGCGCGCCAGCTCGTCAGCCACGGCCACATTCGCGTCAACGGCGTGAAGTGTAACGTCGCCTCGCGTCGCTGCGACGTGAATGACGTCATTTCGCTGGGCGACAAGGCCAAGGAAATGGTCCTCGTCCTCGAAGCGCAGAGCCTCGCCGAGCGTGACATCCCCGACTATGTCGTTCCCGATGGCACCGACAAGGTCACCTTCACGCGCGTTCCGACGCTCGACGAGGTGCCCTACCCGGTCCGCATGGAACCGAACCTGGTCGTCGAATTCTACTCGCGCTGA
- a CDS encoding chorismate mutase — protein MTDTIDPEACQSMTDVREGVDAVDRELVALLKRRFGYMEAAARIKPDRAAIRDQGRKDDVHAKVAAAATAAGLPAERLWPVWEELMEQSIAYEFERYDQTRG, from the coding sequence ATGACCGACACGATCGACCCCGAAGCCTGCCAGTCCATGACCGACGTCCGCGAAGGGGTCGACGCCGTCGATCGCGAGTTGGTCGCGCTGCTCAAGCGTCGCTTCGGCTATATGGAAGCCGCAGCGCGGATCAAGCCGGACCGCGCGGCGATTCGGGACCAAGGTCGCAAGGACGATGTGCATGCGAAGGTGGCCGCTGCCGCGACGGCGGCGGGTTTGCCTGCCGAGAGGCTGTGGCCGGTGTGGGAAGAGTTGATGGAGCAGTCCATCGCCTACGAGTTCGAACGCTACGATCAGACGCGTGGCTAA